Proteins encoded by one window of Marixanthomonas sp. SCSIO 43207:
- a CDS encoding NADP-dependent isocitrate dehydrogenase: MTKAAKIIYTKTDEAPYLATHSLLPIIEAYTAPSNIKIETRDISLAGRILAQFSEYLDEDQRVNDALAELGELAKTPEANIIKLPNISASIPQLTAAISELQSKGYNLPDYPDEPKTEEEKKISALYNKVKGSAVNPVLREGNSDRRAPKAVKNYAKKNPHRMGKWSSDSKSHVATMSTGDFFHNEKSLTIDQEGSVKIVHTDSTGKETVLKSSVPVLKGEVIDATVMRKKALLSFLEEQVKDAKEKDILFSLHMKATMMKVSDPIIFGHAVRVYFAELFDKYGDTFKELGVDVNNGFGDLLHEIGNLPEAKRDEILNDIDRIMDENPDLAMVNSDKGITNLHVPSDVIIDASMPAMIRTSGQMWDKNGETKDTKAIIPDSSYASVYQATIDFCKKHGAFDPTTMGTVSNVGLMAQKAEEYGSHDKTFEISSEGTVSVINAEGTTLTQHEVSEGDIWRMCQVKDLPIQDWVKLAVSRARATGWPAIFWLDEDRAHDAELIKKVNKYLPENDTDGLVIKILSPKKATEYTLERVKAGENTISVTGNVLRDYLTDLFPILELGTSAKMLSIVPLMNGGGLFETGAGGSAPKHVQQFMEEGHLRWDSLGEFLALAVSLDHLGDTYNNEKAKMLAEALDEATEMYLDNKKSPSRKVNELDNRGSHFYLALYWAQQLAKQDKDEVLKKRFTPIAEKLSENEETIVNELNAAQGSPVDINGYYKPSEDRVYAEMRASKTLNAILSEIK; encoded by the coding sequence ATGACAAAAGCTGCAAAAATTATATATACAAAAACGGATGAAGCTCCTTATTTAGCAACTCATTCTTTATTGCCTATCATTGAAGCCTATACAGCACCTTCAAACATTAAGATTGAAACACGAGATATTTCTTTAGCAGGAAGAATTTTAGCTCAATTTTCAGAATATCTTGACGAAGACCAACGTGTAAATGATGCCCTAGCAGAATTAGGTGAATTGGCTAAAACTCCTGAAGCAAACATTATCAAATTACCAAATATTAGTGCTTCTATTCCGCAATTAACAGCAGCTATTTCAGAATTACAATCTAAAGGTTACAACTTACCTGATTATCCAGATGAGCCTAAAACCGAAGAAGAAAAGAAAATTTCAGCATTATATAATAAAGTAAAAGGAAGTGCCGTAAACCCTGTTTTACGTGAAGGGAATAGTGATCGTAGAGCACCAAAAGCTGTTAAAAACTACGCCAAGAAAAACCCACACCGCATGGGTAAATGGAGTAGTGATTCAAAAAGTCATGTAGCTACTATGAGCACCGGTGATTTTTTTCATAATGAAAAATCATTAACCATAGACCAAGAAGGAAGTGTAAAAATTGTTCATACAGATTCAACCGGAAAAGAAACCGTATTAAAATCTTCTGTTCCTGTTTTAAAAGGAGAAGTGATTGATGCTACGGTTATGCGTAAAAAAGCTTTGTTGTCATTTCTTGAAGAACAAGTTAAAGATGCAAAAGAAAAAGACATCTTGTTCTCTTTACATATGAAAGCAACTATGATGAAAGTGAGTGACCCTATTATATTTGGTCACGCTGTACGTGTATACTTTGCTGAATTATTTGACAAGTATGGCGACACATTCAAAGAACTTGGTGTTGATGTTAATAACGGATTTGGAGACTTATTACACGAAATAGGCAACCTTCCAGAAGCTAAGCGTGATGAAATACTAAATGACATTGACCGTATTATGGATGAAAATCCAGATTTGGCTATGGTAAACAGCGACAAAGGCATCACCAACTTACACGTTCCTAGTGATGTGATTATTGACGCTTCAATGCCGGCAATGATTCGTACATCTGGACAAATGTGGGATAAAAACGGTGAAACAAAAGACACCAAAGCAATTATACCAGACAGCAGTTATGCTTCTGTTTATCAAGCTACTATTGATTTTTGTAAAAAACACGGCGCCTTTGATCCTACTACAATGGGAACAGTTTCAAACGTAGGTTTAATGGCTCAAAAAGCTGAAGAATACGGTTCTCACGATAAAACATTTGAAATTTCTAGTGAAGGAACCGTAAGCGTGATTAATGCTGAAGGAACTACCTTAACGCAACACGAAGTTTCAGAAGGAGATATTTGGAGAATGTGTCAAGTAAAAGATTTACCTATTCAAGATTGGGTAAAACTAGCTGTGAGCAGAGCACGCGCCACAGGTTGGCCTGCAATTTTCTGGCTAGATGAAGACAGAGCACACGATGCCGAGCTAATTAAAAAAGTAAACAAATACCTTCCTGAAAACGATACCGATGGATTGGTAATAAAAATTCTTTCACCTAAAAAAGCAACAGAATATACACTAGAGCGAGTAAAAGCTGGTGAAAATACCATTTCGGTAACAGGAAATGTACTTCGTGATTATTTAACAGATTTATTTCCTATTCTAGAGTTAGGAACTAGTGCAAAAATGTTATCTATCGTTCCATTGATGAACGGTGGTGGACTTTTTGAAACCGGTGCCGGAGGATCTGCTCCTAAGCACGTACAACAGTTTATGGAAGAAGGTCATTTGCGTTGGGATTCGTTAGGTGAATTTTTAGCATTGGCAGTTTCATTAGATCATTTAGGCGACACCTATAATAATGAAAAAGCAAAAATGCTTGCTGAAGCACTAGATGAAGCTACTGAAATGTACTTAGACAATAAAAAATCACCCTCTAGAAAGGTAAATGAACTAGATAATAGAGGAAGTCATTTTTATTTAGCATTATATTGGGCACAGCAATTGGCAAAACAAGATAAAGACGAAGTTTTGAAAAAACGATTCACTCCTATTGCTGAAAAACTTTCAGAAAATGAAGAAACAATAGTGAATGAGTTGAACGCCGCTCAAGGTAGCCCGGTTGATATTAATGGTTATTACAAACCAAGCGAAGACCGTGTATATGCAGAAATGAGAGCTAGTAAAACACTCAATGCTATACTTTCTGAAATTAAATAA